One genomic window of Sporosarcina ureae includes the following:
- a CDS encoding cytochrome (ubi)quinol oxidase subunit III: protein MDLNTKFTPETWPAHPERATMEAKNKFVGFWLFLGGETILFATLFATYMALKNKGPSGFGFTTQELYTLPLVFVMTMLLLTSSLTSVYAMYHLKSFNFKKMQLWLGITALLGLGFLMLEVYEFSHYVQLGFTFSNSAFSSAFYTLVGTHGFHVAIGLVWITLLIFRNSKRGLNLYNATKYYTFSLYWHFIDVVWVFIFTVVYLMGVIG, encoded by the coding sequence ATGGATTTGAATACAAAATTCACCCCTGAAACATGGCCAGCTCATCCTGAGAGAGCGACTATGGAAGCTAAAAATAAATTCGTTGGTTTCTGGCTATTCCTTGGCGGAGAGACAATTCTCTTCGCTACGTTGTTCGCAACGTATATGGCTTTGAAAAACAAAGGTCCGAGCGGCTTTGGTTTCACAACGCAAGAACTATACACATTGCCGTTAGTATTTGTAATGACAATGCTTCTTTTAACATCTTCACTAACAAGTGTGTACGCAATGTACCATCTGAAGAGTTTCAATTTCAAAAAGATGCAGCTATGGTTAGGTATAACAGCATTATTAGGACTTGGATTCTTGATGTTAGAAGTGTATGAGTTTTCTCATTACGTTCAATTAGGATTTACGTTCAGTAATAGTGCGTTCAGTTCCGCTTTCTATACATTAGTAGGAACACACGGATTCCACGTTGCAATTGGTTTAGTATGGATCACGTTGTTGATCTTCCGTAACTCAAAGCGTGGACTGAACTTGTATAACGCTACTAAGTATTATACATTTTCTCTTTACTGGCACTTCATTGACGTAGTTTGGGTATTCATCTTTACTGTAGTCTACTTGATGGGAGTGATCGGTTGA
- a CDS encoding cytochrome C oxidase subunit IV family protein gives MSEVQMIKRSPAEQSLSQRRAKEAMRSQVAMFSLMIFLTLVSFSMVFAHLNDVPGFSKFFIIPTLFLFAAVQVGLQLYYFMHMNEKGHGIPQMFMFTGAMLGFLLPLTFVTIVWW, from the coding sequence ATGTCAGAAGTTCAAATGATTAAAAGATCTCCTGCTGAACAGTCGCTATCTCAACGTCGAGCAAAAGAAGCAATGCGCAGCCAAGTTGCGATGTTTTCTCTGATGATTTTCTTAACACTTGTATCATTTTCTATGGTGTTTGCTCATCTAAATGACGTTCCTGGTTTCTCAAAATTCTTTATTATTCCAACTCTATTCCTCTTTGCAGCTGTACAAGTTGGTCTTCAACTTTATTACTTCATGCATATGAATGAAAAAGGACATGGCATTCCACAAATGTTTATGTTTACAGGTGCAATGTTAGGATTTTTGCTCCCACTTACATTTGTAACGATCGTTTGGTGGTAA
- a CDS encoding YugN family protein — MYVENIGLKGLVADLRVMEEIMNKNNLEIDGQWDYERVTFDKKYIVKEGTYYLRVFGELVEGDIDGRKATVRLKQPVLGKHYYPHGVEYGEEENFPASLVKDCELTLKKVYDELKQYSL; from the coding sequence ATGTATGTTGAAAATATTGGCCTTAAAGGCCTTGTAGCAGATTTACGAGTAATGGAAGAAATTATGAATAAAAATAATCTTGAAATTGATGGGCAATGGGATTATGAGCGTGTAACATTCGATAAGAAGTATATTGTTAAAGAAGGTACATACTACTTGCGCGTTTTTGGTGAACTTGTTGAAGGCGACATCGATGGCAGAAAAGCAACAGTTCGTCTAAAGCAACCCGTTCTAGGAAAGCACTACTACCCACACGGCGTGGAGTACGGCGAAGAAGAAAACTTCCCTGCTAGCTTAGTTAAGGACTGCGAACTAACGTTAAAGAAAGTATATGACGAGTTAAAGCAATATAGTTTGTAA
- the ctaG gene encoding cytochrome c oxidase assembly factor CtaG produces MPLSIFGFRALWSPYFLIAIALGIVLYYLVTVKWRDRFEGSQPLTKTQAVYFLTSMVLLYIVKGSPMDLIGHILFSVHMAQMAILLLIVAPFFIIGIPNWVWERLLSFTIFKKIFMLLTKPLVSLLLFTFMFSMYHYPLILDQVKLSLPLHTIFTITLFFSAICLWWPVVNTVKGQPQLHGLKKIGYVILSALLITPACSLIIFVDVPVYETYSSGEAWLQAMALCVPSGTLAGLSGLGISGPELFTNMPTLYDQQLGGILMKVIQEIVYVVIIGRIFLSWSQYEKDNADEITRQDLLERHNLTMHG; encoded by the coding sequence TTGCCGTTAAGTATTTTTGGTTTTAGGGCTTTGTGGAGTCCTTATTTCTTAATAGCCATTGCACTTGGAATCGTTCTATATTATCTCGTAACAGTTAAATGGCGGGATCGGTTTGAGGGGTCACAACCGTTAACGAAAACGCAAGCCGTGTATTTTTTGACTTCCATGGTGTTACTGTATATTGTCAAAGGTTCACCCATGGATTTAATAGGTCATATCTTATTTTCTGTCCATATGGCTCAAATGGCTATATTGCTGTTGATTGTAGCACCGTTCTTCATAATCGGTATACCCAACTGGGTATGGGAAAGACTATTATCATTCACGATTTTCAAGAAAATATTTATGCTATTGACTAAACCGCTCGTTAGTTTGTTGTTGTTTACTTTTATGTTCTCGATGTATCATTATCCACTCATTCTGGATCAGGTGAAGTTAAGTTTACCATTACACACTATTTTCACCATCACCCTTTTCTTCTCTGCTATTTGTCTCTGGTGGCCAGTAGTGAATACCGTAAAAGGACAGCCACAACTTCACGGTTTGAAAAAGATTGGGTATGTAATATTAAGTGCATTGCTCATTACACCTGCTTGTTCGTTAATTATCTTCGTGGACGTACCTGTATACGAAACATACAGCAGTGGTGAAGCGTGGCTACAGGCTATGGCACTTTGTGTGCCAAGCGGAACGTTAGCAGGTCTGTCAGGTCTTGGCATTTCCGGACCTGAACTATTCACAAATATGCCTACACTGTATGATCAGCAATTAGGTGGAATATTGATGAAAGTTATCCAAGAAATCGTCTATGTTGTTATTATTGGTCGCATTTTCTTAAGCTGGTCACAGTATGAAAAAGATAATGCGGATGAAATTACAAGGCAAGATTTACTCGAACGTCATAACTTAACTATGCATGGCTGA
- the ytvI gene encoding sporulation integral membrane protein YtvI, with protein MKLLTKRNIMIAFSVIVLLVIIFFILPVSIPIILALLTALFLDPLVKWVEIRFKWKRKVSVIVNFIVFVGIIVLVLFYTVTTLIGKIVHFTKEIPNYLNSLSSVWIDTQSKLFQYTVGMPEDILAMLENEFNEIIESIRISIITLFSYDRILALISDIPNFLVSFIVFMIALFLFMLELPNLKKTFYFHLTEATAEKVHYMMNRLRFVVVGFVKAQLLVSLIILVVSFIGLLMIIPKYAVVMALVIWIIDVIPILGSIIILAPWSIYQYISGDIAMGTKLAILAVILLVIRRTIEPKVMGSQIGLSPLPTLIAMFIGLKLFGILGFFIGPLLVILFNTAREAGIIKLNFKI; from the coding sequence TTGAAATTGCTCACAAAAAGAAATATCATGATTGCATTCAGTGTCATTGTACTATTGGTTATTATATTCTTCATTTTACCCGTTTCCATCCCTATTATTTTGGCTTTGCTAACGGCGCTTTTCTTAGATCCTCTTGTTAAATGGGTAGAAATACGATTTAAATGGAAGCGTAAAGTTTCTGTCATTGTGAATTTTATCGTATTTGTTGGAATCATTGTACTTGTCCTTTTCTATACCGTCACTACACTCATCGGAAAAATAGTTCATTTTACAAAAGAGATTCCGAATTACTTAAATTCTCTTTCCAGTGTATGGATTGACACTCAAAGCAAGCTATTTCAGTACACGGTAGGCATGCCCGAAGATATTTTGGCTATGCTAGAGAACGAATTCAATGAAATTATCGAATCCATTCGAATTTCAATCATTACACTTTTTAGTTATGATCGCATTTTAGCTTTAATTTCGGACATACCCAATTTCCTTGTTAGCTTTATTGTGTTCATGATCGCATTATTTTTGTTCATGTTGGAATTACCAAACTTGAAAAAAACTTTTTATTTTCATTTAACAGAAGCCACTGCGGAAAAAGTACACTATATGATGAACAGATTACGTTTTGTGGTAGTAGGGTTCGTCAAAGCTCAATTGCTTGTCAGTTTAATTATTCTAGTCGTTTCCTTTATCGGCTTATTGATGATCATACCTAAATATGCAGTAGTGATGGCGTTGGTAATATGGATTATTGATGTCATCCCGATACTAGGCTCTATTATTATTCTCGCGCCTTGGTCGATCTATCAATATATTTCAGGCGATATCGCAATGGGTACAAAATTAGCGATATTAGCTGTAATACTTTTAGTTATCAGAAGAACTATCGAACCAAAAGTAATGGGTTCCCAAATCGGTTTGTCTCCATTACCTACTTTGATTGCGATGTTCATCGGGTTGAAACTTTTCGGCATCCTCGGTTTCTTCATCGGACCATTGCTCGTCATACTCTTTAATACAGCTAGAGAAGCCGGCATCATCAAACTGAATTTCAAGATATAA
- a CDS encoding DUF420 domain-containing protein, giving the protein MGLPLLPTISTIFIIFSAILVAIGWNLIRQRKIEAHKKTMIAAAVFAVLFLIIYISRTVLIGNTAFGGPDELKTYYTVFLIFHIILATTGAVLGVITINAGLKNNLVRHRKIGPVASVIWFFTAITGVAVYLLLYVFYKGGETTSVFKAILGI; this is encoded by the coding sequence ATGGGACTACCACTATTACCGACCATTAGTACAATTTTCATCATCTTCTCTGCTATTCTGGTCGCGATTGGTTGGAATTTAATACGGCAAAGAAAAATAGAAGCACACAAAAAAACCATGATCGCGGCAGCTGTGTTTGCAGTATTATTTTTAATCATTTATATCTCTAGAACAGTATTGATAGGAAACACGGCTTTTGGTGGACCAGATGAGTTAAAAACTTATTATACAGTGTTTTTAATTTTCCACATTATATTAGCAACGACAGGGGCCGTATTAGGAGTCATTACGATCAATGCGGGCTTGAAGAACAATCTTGTACGCCATCGTAAAATCGGCCCTGTTGCGAGTGTTATCTGGTTCTTCACAGCCATTACAGGAGTCGCTGTGTACTTGCTACTGTATGTTTTTTATAAAGGTGGAGAAACTACTTCGGTATTTAAAGCGATTCTTGGTATTTAA